The Caenorhabditis elegans chromosome I genome includes the window GGCTAGAAGTATCACAAAAACAGATGCGGATCGGTAAGAGAACAACAAAACACAAGTGAAATTTTATCCTAAAAATCAGTTGAAGATACCTTAAGGTACCTTGTCATGACTCATAATTGAACAAGATTACTTGgatatagttttgaaattttctgtttgGTAATTTTAACCTAGTTATTGTGTTCTCTTATTGTACTTTctgttaaaataaataaagttaGACTAATTTAAATAAGCATCTTAGGAATTcagtttcctgaaaatttgtagtgtcttaaaaaataataatgcaaacgcgctccacgaacgctctctctctctctctctctctctctctctctcgaacaatattttttcttttcagtctTCTATTCCATTTCGGCACTCTTCAAGCAATTTCAACAGCTTCCGAAACATCAATTTCTGCATGTCCTGGTGTCGGACCAAtcaaagctaaaaatttacaCTCTTTTCTTCATGCAATTATTTCACCTAACGAGCAGGATTAATCGATAttctttcaaagtttgaatgtGACGAGTTGTATATTTACTTGAATTTCGTAATTGTCATCATCTTCCCTGTGAATCAAACTCACCTggtaaataaaaatcaaagatcACATTAatcgttttctctttttctctttattttcaTATCTATTGTAATCTTTCAAACGTTATCAATTCCagttatcttcaaaaaattgtctcatTATTCGTCTTTTTGTTTCACATTATCTCAATGGTTCAATCGATTTCTTgttcaatcgattttcagaaaaaaaaatgtctgacgTACCTGACGACGCTAACGCCGGATGCCCGGGAACTGGAAGTGCCGGAGCTGGTAAGGCTTCAGGATGTGCTGGATGTCCAAATCAGGGGTCTTGTGCTACTGGTCAAGGACCACCACCAGACGCAGATGTGCCGAAGATTCAGGATAGGTTCAGCAGAATTAAGCATAAGGTTAGTCTTTACTATCAAATATTCTTCAGCTGTTAAATTCTTTTACAGATTCTGATTCTCAGTGGAAAAGGAGGAGTCGGTAAAAGTACTCTCACATCGAATCTTGCTCGAGCCCTTGCCTCTGATCCATCAAAACAAGTTGCAATTCTTGACGTGGACATTTGTGGACCATCTCAACCAAGAATGATGGGAGTTGAGGACGAGGAAGTTCATAACAGTGCAGATGGATGGACTCCTGTCGGAATTCAGCCAAATCTGACCCTGATGAGCATTGCTTTCTTGCTCGGTGACAAGAACGATGCTGTGATTTGGCGTGGAGCTCGCAAGAACGGAATGATCAAGCAATTTCTGAAAGACGTCGATTGGGGAGAGGTTGATTATTTGCTGATTGATACACCTCCAGGAACATCTGATGAACATATTTCTCTTGTTCAATTCTTATTGCAAGCAGGTCCATTGGATGGTGCATTGATTGTCAGTACTCCGCAAGAAGTTTCATTGCTTGATGTCAGAAAAGAGGCgagtttaaatttgaaactttccctgaaaaagagttttcagaataaatttttgatactcACTGTCAGTTATTACACATACGCGAAGTTTTTGCAAGTTTAACGCCAAatatacggtacccggtctcaaCACGAAAAATTTGTTGTAATATTCgaaaagtgtgcgcctttaaaaagtactgtaatttaaaactttcgtTGCTTCggaatttccataatttttttccaatttacttgcatttttttataacaaaaattccGAAGCAgcgagaaattgaaattacagtacttcttaaaggcacacaccaGTTTTTATTTAACGAACAGTTTTCGTGTTGAGACCgagtactgtatttttggagaaaaaatcgcaaaacttCGCGTCTTTGTATTAGTTGATTTCATCTTCAGAATTATgataaacaatttattttcaggtcaGCTTCTGCGTCAAGACTAAAGTCCCGATTCTTGGTGTTGTTGAGAACATGGCTCGTTTCGTATGCCCCAACTGTGCTCATACAACTCTCCTCTTCCCAACATCCACCGGCGGAGCTGAGCAAATGTGCAAAGATTCGAATCTTGAGCTTCTAGCTCAACTCCCATTGGAACCAGCACTTGCAAAAGCTCTTGACAATGGAGAAGACTTTTTCGAGACAAATCCAGATTCAACGCTGGCAAAATCGTTTTTGGATCTTGCTGAGAAAGTTAAGGCAAAGCTTGTTTAAATTTTCGTATGTTGCATTGTTGATTACTTCTTTTCCTCCAGGATTCCTAATTTGTTTCCATGTTGTGAGTTTTAgatcatcaaaaataaatgttaaatgTTTTCCTCATAAtgtttgaacatttaaaaagcGATTCTTGAATTCATCAATATTTCAGAGctattgttttatttaaaggaaaatgaaattaaaaataaataaaaattttgagatgcACCGTGTTGTTATAACAGGGATGGGTGCAATTTCACCATTCGGTGTTACCGTTAATGCACTACGAAACGGTTTGAACGAGGGAAGAAGTGGCTTGAAATACGatgaaattctcaaat containing:
- the nubp-1 gene encoding Cytosolic Fe-S cluster assembly factor NUBP1 homolog (Confirmed by transcript evidence), with the protein product MSDVPDDANAGCPGTGSAGAGKASGCAGCPNQGSCATGQGPPPDADVPKIQDRFSRIKHKILILSGKGGVGKSTLTSNLARALASDPSKQVAILDVDICGPSQPRMMGVEDEEVHNSADGWTPVGIQPNLTLMSIAFLLGDKNDAVIWRGARKNGMIKQFLKDVDWGEVDYLLIDTPPGTSDEHISLVQFLLQAGPLDGALIVSTPQEVSLLDVRKEVSFCVKTKVPILGVVENMARFVCPNCAHTTLLFPTSTGGAEQMCKDSNLELLAQLPLEPALAKALDNGEDFFETNPDSTLAKSFLDLAEKVKAKLV